A window of the Pseudoalteromonas sp. A25 genome harbors these coding sequences:
- a CDS encoding 2-oxoglutarate dehydrogenase E1 component, with the protein MHEGVMKAWLESSHLYGGNVAYVEELYEAYLDDATSVPEEWREVFDQLPKVDGVDVDVKHSQVREQFAELAKNKHREVVVAADSTSDAKQVRVLQLINAFRFRGHQNANLDPLGLWKRERVRDLELDYHELTDADLDKEYNVGSFACGKETMKLKDLYAALKNTYCGSIGAEYMHITSTEEKRWLQQRLESTFSKPQFSKEAKLRILKGLTAADGLEKYLSAKFPGAKRFSLEGGDALVPMLKELIHRAGESGQQEAVIGMAHRGRLNVLVNVLGKNPQVLFDEFAGKYGELAGSGDVKYHMGYSSDFATQGGDVHMALAFNPSHLEIVNPVVMGSVRARLDRLGCKTGSKALPITIHGDSAIAGQGVVQETFNLSQTRAFGVGGTIRIVVNNQVGFTTSKQEDVRSTDYCTDIAKMVQAPIFHVNSDDPEAVAFVTQVALDFRNQFRRDVVIDLVCYRRHGHNEADEPNATQPLMYQKIKKHPVPRQLYADQLALEGIISADEAKALADEYRNGLDNGKCVVEEIKPDTKHSSDWSKFVGHDWDVAYDPKLSVDKLKELAEKVSTYPDTHKAQSRVKKIYDDRKAMAKGEKQLDWGMAETLAYATLVDEGVDVRMTGQDSGRGTFFHRHAVVHNQQDASTYIPLQDIHEKQGTFEVYDSVLSEEAVLAFEYGYATAEPTSLVLWEAQFGDFANGAQVVFDQFLSSGEQKWGRLCGLTMLLPHGYEGQGPEHSSARLERYLQLCADHNMQVCVPSTPAQVYAMLRRQSVRPLRRPLIVMTPKSLLRHPLAVSSIEELAEGVFHNMIDEIDDIDPANVKRVVFCSGKVYYELLQERRKQELDDVAIVRVEQLYPFPHQEMDEIMARYQHVKDFVWCQEEPQNQGAWYCSQHHFWDAIPAGANLTYAGRKASAAPACGYMSTHTKEQNALVADALTIKK; encoded by the coding sequence GGCGAGAAGTGTTTGATCAGCTGCCAAAAGTTGATGGAGTGGATGTTGACGTTAAACATTCACAAGTGAGGGAGCAATTTGCTGAACTTGCAAAGAACAAACACAGAGAAGTGGTAGTTGCAGCAGATAGTACATCTGACGCTAAACAGGTCAGGGTATTGCAACTAATAAACGCATTTAGGTTTAGAGGCCATCAAAACGCCAACCTAGACCCACTGGGTTTATGGAAGCGTGAAAGGGTTCGTGATTTAGAGCTCGACTACCATGAACTAACCGATGCGGACTTAGATAAAGAATACAACGTTGGCTCATTTGCTTGTGGCAAAGAGACAATGAAATTAAAAGACTTATATGCTGCCCTGAAGAACACTTATTGTGGTTCAATCGGTGCAGAATATATGCACATCACTTCTACAGAAGAAAAGCGTTGGTTACAGCAGCGCCTAGAGTCAACTTTCTCAAAGCCTCAATTTAGTAAAGAAGCAAAACTACGTATTCTAAAGGGTCTAACTGCGGCAGACGGCTTAGAAAAGTATCTAAGTGCTAAATTTCCAGGTGCTAAACGTTTCTCGCTAGAAGGTGGTGATGCGTTAGTGCCAATGCTTAAAGAGCTAATACATCGCGCTGGTGAAAGTGGTCAGCAAGAAGCGGTTATTGGTATGGCGCACCGTGGTCGTTTAAATGTACTTGTTAACGTACTGGGTAAGAACCCTCAAGTATTGTTTGATGAGTTTGCAGGTAAGTACGGCGAATTAGCCGGCTCTGGTGATGTTAAATATCATATGGGTTATTCATCTGACTTTGCGACGCAAGGTGGTGATGTACACATGGCTCTGGCATTTAACCCGTCTCACCTAGAAATTGTTAACCCAGTTGTAATGGGCTCTGTTCGTGCTCGTTTAGACCGTTTAGGTTGTAAAACTGGCTCAAAAGCATTACCTATTACTATTCATGGTGACTCAGCGATTGCTGGGCAAGGTGTTGTACAAGAAACATTTAACCTATCGCAAACTCGTGCGTTTGGTGTAGGTGGTACAATCCGCATCGTGGTTAATAACCAAGTTGGCTTTACAACTTCAAAGCAAGAAGATGTGCGCTCTACAGACTACTGTACCGATATCGCAAAAATGGTTCAGGCACCAATCTTCCATGTTAATTCTGATGATCCTGAAGCGGTTGCATTTGTAACTCAAGTTGCACTTGATTTCCGTAATCAGTTCCGCCGCGATGTAGTGATTGATTTAGTATGTTATCGCCGCCATGGCCATAACGAAGCTGACGAGCCAAATGCAACTCAGCCATTAATGTATCAAAAGATCAAAAAGCATCCTGTACCACGCCAGCTTTATGCCGATCAACTTGCTCTTGAAGGTATCATTTCAGCTGACGAAGCAAAGGCTTTGGCTGATGAATACCGCAACGGCTTAGATAATGGTAAGTGCGTTGTTGAAGAAATTAAGCCAGATACTAAACATTCATCGGATTGGTCTAAGTTTGTAGGCCATGATTGGGATGTAGCATACGACCCTAAATTATCAGTTGATAAGCTTAAAGAGCTTGCTGAAAAAGTATCGACATATCCAGATACACACAAAGCACAGTCACGCGTTAAGAAAATTTATGATGATCGTAAGGCGATGGCAAAGGGCGAAAAGCAGCTTGACTGGGGTATGGCAGAAACACTGGCGTATGCTACTTTAGTTGACGAAGGTGTCGATGTGCGTATGACAGGCCAAGACTCAGGTCGAGGCACATTCTTCCACCGTCACGCTGTTGTACATAACCAACAAGATGCGTCTACTTATATCCCTCTGCAAGATATTCATGAAAAGCAAGGGACGTTCGAGGTTTATGACTCAGTACTATCTGAAGAAGCTGTACTGGCGTTCGAATATGGTTACGCCACTGCTGAGCCTACATCATTGGTACTTTGGGAAGCACAATTTGGTGACTTCGCAAACGGTGCTCAAGTTGTATTCGACCAATTCTTAAGCTCTGGTGAGCAAAAGTGGGGTCGTTTATGTGGCTTAACAATGCTACTTCCTCACGGTTACGAAGGTCAGGGACCAGAACACAGTTCAGCACGTTTAGAGCGTTACCTGCAGTTGTGTGCTGATCACAATATGCAAGTGTGTGTGCCTTCAACACCAGCTCAAGTTTACGCTATGTTACGTCGTCAATCAGTGCGTCCTTTGCGCCGCCCATTGATTGTAATGACACCAAAGTCATTGCTTCGTCACCCGCTTGCCGTATCTTCAATTGAAGAACTTGCCGAAGGTGTGTTCCATAACATGATTGATGAGATCGATGACATCGATCCGGCTAATGTTAAACGTGTTGTGTTCTGTAGTGGTAAGGTATATTACGAGCTATTGCAAGAACGCCGTAAACAAGAGCTAGATGATGTTGCGATTGTGCGTGTAGAGCAGTTGTATCCTTTCCCACATCAGGAGATGGATGAAATTATGGCTCGTTATCAGCACGTTAAAGACTTTGTTTGGTGTCAAGAAGAGCCGCAAAACCAAGGTGCTTGGTATTGCTCTCAGCACCACTTCTGGGATGCAATCCCAGCAGGTGCAAACCTAACTTATGCTGGCCGTAAAGCATCGGCAGCACCAGCGTGTGGCTACATGTCAACACATACTAAAGAACAAAACGCGTTAGTTGCTGACGCATTAACAATTAAAA